A region from the Nitrososphaera sp. genome encodes:
- the asnS gene encoding asparagine--tRNA ligase, with translation MGAFRAGEIKSPQFEGREVTVRGWVHRLRKQKENTFVLVRDDRGGIIQCVFPTDKASQLTIESSVQVTGVLARDPRAPEGGYEIKGRELDVFNIASADYPIGEYQSDELLLDKRHLALRTRKMIAVAKLRASVLQYAREWFVDNGWIEVTAPVIVKGAVEGGSTLFKLKYFDTEAYLSQSAQLYLEAMIFSLGPVWSLTPSFRAEKSRTARHLAEFAHLEAEAPWVTLEDIMQVQENLLSHIVQNVVRDRKEDLAILQRDTSELVQVVPPFDRIPYGKAIETLRSKGFTIEEESGGQRKTRLIEYGDDLSIESERELTKDSTRPIFVVGYPIAIKPFYVKEDPQGPGAGLAADMLAPRGFGELTSGGMREDDIESITARIKREGLDPAAYEWYLDLRRYGSVPHGGFGLGIERLVRWIANAQDIKDTVLFPRTMSRVEP, from the coding sequence TTGGGCGCATTTAGGGCCGGGGAAATAAAGTCCCCGCAGTTTGAAGGCCGGGAGGTCACTGTCCGGGGATGGGTTCACAGGCTAAGAAAACAAAAGGAGAACACGTTTGTGCTTGTCCGGGACGATCGCGGTGGCATTATACAGTGCGTCTTTCCAACCGACAAGGCGTCGCAGCTTACCATCGAGTCGTCGGTACAGGTGACAGGCGTTTTGGCCAGAGACCCGAGAGCGCCTGAAGGCGGATATGAGATAAAGGGCAGGGAACTTGATGTCTTTAACATAGCATCCGCGGACTACCCTATTGGTGAGTACCAGAGTGACGAGCTCCTGCTTGACAAACGTCATCTTGCCCTTCGCACAAGAAAAATGATAGCCGTTGCAAAACTCAGGGCCTCTGTCCTGCAATACGCCCGCGAGTGGTTCGTAGATAACGGGTGGATTGAAGTGACGGCTCCGGTGATAGTAAAGGGAGCCGTAGAAGGCGGCTCGACTCTTTTCAAGCTAAAGTACTTTGACACCGAGGCGTACCTTTCTCAGAGCGCCCAGCTGTATCTGGAAGCAATGATTTTTTCGCTCGGGCCGGTGTGGAGCCTCACGCCGTCTTTTAGGGCTGAAAAGTCGCGGACCGCCAGGCACCTGGCAGAGTTTGCGCACCTTGAGGCCGAGGCGCCATGGGTGACTCTTGAAGACATAATGCAGGTGCAGGAGAACCTGCTGTCGCACATTGTGCAAAACGTGGTCAGGGACCGAAAGGAGGACCTGGCCATACTGCAGCGGGACACCTCAGAGCTCGTACAGGTCGTGCCTCCCTTTGACAGGATACCGTACGGAAAAGCAATAGAGACTCTGCGCTCAAAGGGATTTACCATCGAAGAGGAGAGCGGGGGCCAAAGAAAGACCCGCCTAATCGAATACGGCGACGACCTTTCCATAGAGTCTGAGCGGGAACTGACAAAAGACTCGACGAGGCCGATTTTTGTGGTCGGCTATCCGATTGCAATAAAGCCGTTTTACGTGAAGGAAGATCCTCAGGGCCCGGGCGCAGGGCTTGCAGCTGACATGCTTGCACCGCGGGGGTTTGGCGAGCTTACAAGCGGTGGAATGAGGGAAGACGACATTGAGTCGATAACTGCCAGAATAAAGCGCGAGGGTCTTGACCCGGCCGCCTATGAATGGTACCTTGACCTTCGCAGGTACGGTTCCGTCCCGCATGGGGGTTTCGGACTTGGGATCGAGCGGCTAGTGCGCTGGATAGCAAACGCGCAGGACATCAAGGACACTGTGCTGTTTCCGCGCACAATGTCCCGCGTTGAACCCTAG
- a CDS encoding homocysteine S-methyltransferase family protein: MHKSSLLPESFLEALKKRVLVFDGAMGTEIQKLTPRPEDFPEGKDGFNDGLILSRPEWIMQIHRSYLAAGADCIETNTFGSNKLKLDEYGYGGQTVEFNRRAAELARKSCSEFDKPRYVIGSMGPSGFLPSSNDPDLGQKPLDEIQEAFSLQAEGLILGGADALLIETSQDILEVKLAIQGCHAAFDRTGKRIPIIANVTLDQYGKMLLGTSVQAAYVTATGMGIDAFGLNCSTGPAEMEPSVRWLGEQGEIPVLVMPNAGMPQNEGGRAVYKMGPEAISSSLAEFVSRYPAVRMVGGCCGTTPDHIRELRRAIDGKNS; the protein is encoded by the coding sequence ATGCACAAGTCTTCCCTATTGCCGGAAAGCTTCCTTGAGGCGCTCAAGAAAAGGGTCCTTGTCTTTGACGGGGCGATGGGCACAGAGATACAAAAGCTCACGCCAAGGCCAGAGGACTTTCCGGAAGGCAAGGACGGCTTTAACGACGGCCTGATACTGTCAAGGCCCGAGTGGATTATGCAGATACACAGGAGCTACCTGGCTGCCGGCGCGGACTGCATCGAAACCAATACCTTTGGCTCAAACAAGCTGAAGCTTGACGAGTACGGATACGGAGGACAGACTGTGGAATTCAATCGCAGGGCCGCCGAGCTTGCAAGAAAGTCGTGCAGTGAGTTCGACAAGCCACGGTACGTAATAGGCTCCATGGGCCCATCCGGCTTTCTGCCAAGCTCAAACGACCCCGACCTGGGCCAAAAGCCGCTTGATGAAATACAGGAGGCCTTCTCTCTTCAGGCGGAAGGACTGATACTTGGGGGAGCCGACGCGCTTCTGATAGAGACAAGTCAGGACATACTCGAGGTCAAGCTCGCCATTCAGGGCTGCCATGCAGCGTTTGATAGGACTGGAAAAAGGATCCCAATTATTGCAAATGTGACTCTTGACCAGTATGGCAAGATGCTGCTCGGCACTAGCGTCCAGGCAGCGTATGTCACCGCAACCGGCATGGGGATCGACGCCTTTGGCCTGAACTGCTCGACCGGCCCGGCCGAAATGGAGCCAAGCGTACGTTGGCTCGGCGAGCAGGGAGAGATCCCCGTACTTGTGATGCCAAACGCTGGAATGCCGCAGAACGAGGGCGGCAGGGCTGTTTACAAGATGGGCCCGGAGGCGATATCCTCATCGCTTGCCGAGTTTGTCAGCAGATACCCCGCAGTAAGGATGGTCGGTGGGTGCTGCGGGACAACGCCGGACCACATCAGGGAGCTGCGACGCGCAATAGACGGAAAAAATAGCTAG